One part of the Paenibacillus silvisoli genome encodes these proteins:
- a CDS encoding cupin domain-containing protein, producing MNFGSRHTQWQHRMYNNWGYPHWSYNNVNPHLSNITLKDYGPLPLVLNIDLATKQNNNYRTTIWTGKHFQVTLMSIPVGEDIGLEVHPTTDQFVRIEHGQGLVQMGDNKEHLDFQAMAADGYAIMIPAGKWHNVTNTGNRPLKVYVIYAPSQHPFGTVHETKAIAMASE from the coding sequence ATGAACTTTGGTTCTCGGCACACGCAATGGCAACATCGTATGTACAACAACTGGGGCTACCCCCATTGGAGCTATAACAACGTAAATCCTCATCTTTCGAACATTACATTAAAAGATTACGGCCCATTACCATTAGTATTGAATATTGACTTAGCAACTAAACAAAACAACAATTACCGCACCACGATATGGACGGGAAAGCATTTCCAAGTAACATTGATGAGTATTCCTGTTGGCGAAGATATCGGATTGGAAGTCCATCCGACAACTGACCAATTCGTACGAATTGAACATGGTCAAGGACTTGTTCAAATGGGTGACAACAAAGAGCATTTAGATTTTCAAGCAATGGCAGCTGATGGCTACGCAATCATGATACCTGCAGGAAAATGGCACAATGTAACCAATACAGGAAATCGCCCTCTCAAAGTATATGTGATCTATGCACCGTCACAGCACCCATTTGGTACAGTACACGAAACGAAAGCAATTGCAATGGCTTCTGAATAA
- the catA gene encoding type A chloramphenicol O-acetyltransferase: MVFTKIDLDNWKRKEIFNHFLNQHTTFSITTEIDISVLYRIVKQKKYKFYPAFIFLVTSVINSNPAFRTGYNSDGDLGYWDKLDPLYTIFDHESETFSGIWTDVRNDFQEFYDCYLSDVKNYHGSGKLFPKSPIPENTFSISMIPWTSFTGFNLNINTDINYLLPIITAGKFIINGNSIYLPLSLQVHHAVCDGYHAGLFMNSVQEMADNPKDWIK, translated from the coding sequence ATGGTCTTTACAAAAATTGATTTAGACAATTGGAAGAGAAAAGAAATATTCAATCATTTTTTGAATCAACATACGACCTTTAGTATAACTACGGAAATTGATATAAGTGTTTTGTACCGAATCGTAAAACAGAAAAAATATAAATTTTATCCTGCTTTTATTTTCTTGGTAACAAGTGTGATAAATTCAAATCCTGCTTTTAGAACTGGTTACAATAGTGATGGTGATTTAGGTTATTGGGATAAATTAGACCCGCTATATACGATTTTTGATCATGAGTCTGAAACATTCTCCGGTATTTGGACTGACGTGAGGAATGATTTCCAAGAGTTTTATGATTGCTACCTCTCGGATGTAAAAAATTATCATGGTTCGGGAAAATTGTTTCCAAAATCGCCTATCCCGGAAAACACCTTTTCTATTTCTATGATTCCATGGACGTCATTTACTGGATTTAATCTAAATATCAATACTGACATTAACTATTTACTTCCTATTATAACTGCAGGAAAATTCATTATTAACGGTAATTCCATTTATTTACCTCTATCCTTACAAGTCCACCACGCTGTTTGCGATGGTTATCACGCTGGATTGTTTATGAACTCTGTTCAGGAAATGGCAGATAATCCGAAGGATTGGATTAAATAA
- a CDS encoding AAA family ATPase — MPKPHLIIVTGRPGSGKTTFSKELGNEICMPVISRDQIKEGYVHTLGKRHNELPEEANLTATEIFFDTLMGLITNNVSVIAEAAFQHKIWSTFLEPFMVKAQVCLLICKVDEKIALDRFVRRGLDNPLREYFHGDKGVDLARKGIELSVSPYEEPRIDVPIFDIDTSGDYKPSIKELGKKIFVE; from the coding sequence ATGCCAAAGCCGCATTTAATAATTGTTACGGGTAGGCCGGGTTCAGGGAAAACAACCTTTTCTAAGGAGCTTGGTAATGAGATTTGTATGCCAGTAATCAGCCGGGATCAGATTAAAGAGGGGTATGTGCATACTTTAGGAAAAAGACATAACGAGCTGCCGGAGGAAGCCAATTTAACGGCTACGGAAATTTTCTTTGACACGCTCATGGGACTGATAACAAACAACGTGTCGGTTATTGCTGAAGCTGCATTCCAGCACAAGATATGGTCCACCTTTCTTGAACCGTTCATGGTGAAGGCGCAGGTCTGTTTATTGATTTGCAAGGTTGACGAAAAGATCGCGCTCGATAGGTTTGTAAGGCGGGGGCTGGACAATCCGCTTCGGGAGTACTTCCATGGCGATAAAGGAGTTGATTTGGCCAGAAAAGGAATTGAACTGAGTGTGAGCCCTTATGAGGAACCCCGGATTGACGTCCCTATTTTCGATATTGACACTTCAGGGGACTATAAGCCCTCTATTAAAGAACTAGGTAAGAAAATTTTTGTTGAATAG